The following is a genomic window from Sphingomonas sinipercae.
GCGGGTGCCGGCGTGTTGGTCGTCGTCGTCTGGACTTGCGCCACTGCCGGAATGGCCAGCGCCGCAGCGGCGCCGGCGAGCAGCAGCGCCTTAGCGGCCGACTGCATTCGTGACGTCCACCTCCATTGGCCGCGGCTCGACTTCACGCGCGCGGCTGGACAAGAAGAACAAGGCTCCTATCGCAATGATCACGATCAGGACGAGGAGGATTATGGATCGCGGCATCGCGCCTTTCCGGTTGGATTGTGAAGCGATCGGGCTTTTGCCCGACCATGAGGGCCGCTGTATAGCCCCCGGTGCATGCAAAAAGTGAGGGACCGGCTCGACAGGCCGATCGTGCTCGTCGGGCTGATGGGCGCCGGAAAGTCAACCGTGGGGCGCCGCCTCGCCCGGCGGCTGCAGCTGCCTTTCATCGATAGCGACACCGAAATCGAAGATGCGGTCGGGCTTCCCGCCGGCGAAGTATTCGAACGTTACGGGGAGGAAGAATATCGCGAGGGCGAGCGGCGGCTCGTCGCCCGCCTGGTCGAGAGCCAGGAAGTGCGGGTCATTGCCACGGGCGGCGGCGTCTTCGTGGATCCCGTCACCCGAAAGCTATTGAAAGAGCGCGGGCTGACCATCTGGCTGGATGCGCCGGTCGACGTGCTGGTGCAGCGAACGTCGCGCCGCGACACCCGCCCGTTGCTGAAAACGCCCGACCCCAAGGCAACCATCGAACAGATCGCCGCCCTCGAGCGCGCCGCTTATGCGGAAGCCGACATCCACGTGCGGAGCGGCTCCGGCGGCCACGCCGACGTGGTCGATTCGATCATCGAGGCGATGGAGACGTTCCTGGATCGTCGGGCGTAGCCGCAGCCTGCTGCTCGTCCGGAAGCGGCCGGTCGACCGCGAACATGCGGCCGCGAGCGGCGCGCAGATCGCCGCTTTGGGCCTGCGCCTGCAGCCGCTCCTCGTCTCGGACCCGATATTCAACGATGACCCGGTCGGCCTCCCGCTCCGCGACGCCAAGCTTCATCAGCGCCTCGCGGGCCATTGAAATCGCGCTTTCGAAGACCTCCCGTTGCAGCAGCGCCACGTCGAGACCGGCGAAGTCCATCACCTGCCGCCGATCGAAGACGCGCACCATGACGATCGCCTGCGGGAACGCTTCCAGCACGGCTTCGAGCTTGTCGCGGGTCAGTGCATCGCCGTCCTGGCAGAAAAGGATCGCCTCGGCCCGTTCCGCCCCGGCCGTCCGAAGCAGGTCGATCCGGGTGCCGTCGCCGTAATAGACCTTCGTCCCGAACTCCTCGCTCACCTCAATCTGTTCGGCGTCTTGGTCGACGATGGTAACGGGAATGCGCTTTGCCATCAGCATCTGCGCCACCGTCTGCCCGAAGCGTCCGTAGCCGACGACGATCGCATTGGTCTCGGGCGAGGCCTCGGGACCGTCGAGCCCTTCGCCGCCCCGCTCTTCGATCCGTTCCAGCCAGTCGGTCAGTCGCATCAGGAAAGGCGTCGTCGCCATCGAGAAAGTGACGACCGCGGTAAACAGCGATGCCGCTTCGGTGGTGATGAGGCTTGCCGCCGTCGCCTGGGTAAACAGGACGAAGCCGAACTCGCCGGCCTGGCTGAGCAGCAATCCCAATCGCACGCTGCGCGGCCAGCTATTGCCGAACACGCGGGCAAGGCTGGCGATCACCGACGCCTTGGTCACGATCACCAGCGCGGCCACGCCAAGCACGAACCACGGGCGCTGCGCGACGAGCCCCAGGTCGAGCAACATGCCAACCGAGAGGAAGAAAAGGCCAAGCAGGATCGAGCGAAACGGCTCGACGTCGCTCTCCAGTTCGTGCCGGTAGGGCGATTCGGCGAGCATCACGCCCGCGACGAAGGCGCCGAGCGCGACCGACAGGTGCAGGGAGTGCATGACCGCCGACGCGCCGACGACGGTGAACAGCCCGGCGACGACGAAGAGCTCGCGCTCGCCGAAGCGGCCGATCAGCCGGAACATCGGGTTGAGCAGCAGGCGGCCGACGATGATCAGGCCGACGATGGCGCCGACTGTGTAGAGGGCCAGCGTCAGGCCCGCCGGGGCGTCGGGATCGGGCCGCACCGCGAGTGCCGCGATGATGGTGATCAGCGGGATGATCGACAGGTCCTGGAACAGCAGGATCGAGAAGGCGCGCTCGCCTTGCGGCGTGTGCAATTCCCCATCCGACCGAAGCAACGGCAACACCTGCGCCGTGGAGGACAGCGCCAGCGGCAAGCCGATGGCGACCGCGACCCGCATCGGCAGGTCGTTGATGAAGCCGACGAGGAGGCTGATCACCGCCCCGCACAGGACGACCTGGGCAAGGCCGAGCCC
Proteins encoded in this region:
- a CDS encoding cation:proton antiporter; the encoded protein is MLAAALFFVILFRRLRLGATLGYIVAGALIGPHALRLIPDPQQLLSITEIGIALLLFIVGLELQPSRLWRLRKDIFGLGLAQVVLCGAVISLLVGFINDLPMRVAVAIGLPLALSSTAQVLPLLRSDGELHTPQGERAFSILLFQDLSIIPLITIIAALAVRPDPDAPAGLTLALYTVGAIVGLIIVGRLLLNPMFRLIGRFGERELFVVAGLFTVVGASAVMHSLHLSVALGAFVAGVMLAESPYRHELESDVEPFRSILLGLFFLSVGMLLDLGLVAQRPWFVLGVAALVIVTKASVIASLARVFGNSWPRSVRLGLLLSQAGEFGFVLFTQATAASLITTEAASLFTAVVTFSMATTPFLMRLTDWLERIEERGGEGLDGPEASPETNAIVVGYGRFGQTVAQMLMAKRIPVTIVDQDAEQIEVSEEFGTKVYYGDGTRIDLLRTAGAERAEAILFCQDGDALTRDKLEAVLEAFPQAIVMVRVFDRRQVMDFAGLDVALLQREVFESAISMAREALMKLGVAEREADRVIVEYRVRDEERLQAQAQSGDLRAARGRMFAVDRPLPDEQQAAATPDDPGTSPSPR
- a CDS encoding shikimate kinase yields the protein MQKVRDRLDRPIVLVGLMGAGKSTVGRRLARRLQLPFIDSDTEIEDAVGLPAGEVFERYGEEEYREGERRLVARLVESQEVRVIATGGGVFVDPVTRKLLKERGLTIWLDAPVDVLVQRTSRRDTRPLLKTPDPKATIEQIAALERAAYAEADIHVRSGSGGHADVVDSIIEAMETFLDRRA